A genome region from Bemisia tabaci chromosome 3, PGI_BMITA_v3 includes the following:
- the LOC109043892 gene encoding transmembrane protein 242 produces the protein MSDVGATDNASSKAPETKDEYYNLKAGLFLASVTGMSFVFAFGSRLAAVRRNDPVSFSKGMVPEKPLEVSGIELATRALRWGTFYAVTGCGLIFFGIWKLSGAHNMQEFRQTMGNILPKIPKNDPPKSRTEFEGLNDLLTYLATDFSGQPKEDGK, from the exons atgagtgACGTAGGCGCTACCGATAATGCTAGCTCAAAAGCACCAGAGACTAAGGATGAATATTACAATCTCAAAG CGGGCCTTTTCCTAGCGTCTGTCACTGGCATGTCTTTCGTGTTTGCATTTGGATCCCGTTTGGCAGCTGTGCGCAGAAATGATCCGGTTAGTTTTAGCAAAGGCATGGTTCCTGAGAAGCCACTGGAAGTTTCAGGGATAGAGCTTGCCACAAGAGCCCTGAGGTGGGGCACATTTTATGCTGTGACTGGCTGTGGATTGATTTTCTTTGGAATATGGAAACTCTCAGGAGCCCACAAT ATGCAAGAGTTTAGGCAGACCATGGGTAATATTCTACCCAAAATACCAAAGAATGATCCTCCTAAGAGTCGAACGGAATTTGAAGGCCTTAACGATCTTCTCACTTATTTGGCGACTGATTTTTCTGGGCAGCCAAAAGAGGATGGAAAATAG
- the LOC109043893 gene encoding trafficking protein particle complex subunit 2-like protein, whose translation MAVCIAVIGKENSPKYISCINPSMELHFQYKVHVSLDVVEEKLQAVSKPIADVTKEQYLGLLYSTEEHKIYGYVTNTKIKFIVVVDSSNTLLRDNEIRMMFRRLHSVYADIVCNPFFIPGEVISSKKFDKTVKSIMYGD comes from the exons ATGGCCGTTTGTATTGCTGTAATTGGGAAAGAG aaTTCTCCGAAGTACATTTCATGTATTAACCCAAGTATGGAATTACACTTCCAGTATAAAGTTCATGTGTCTCTAGATGTTGTTGAGGAAAAGTTGCAAGCAGTCTCAAAACCAATTGCAGATGTGACAAAGGAACAATACTTGGGATTGCTTTACTCCACTGAGGAGCATAAAAT ATATGGGTATGTCACAAACACCAAGATCAAATTTATCGTGGTTGTTGATTCCAGCAATACATTACTCCGTGACAATGAAATTCGAATG ATGTTCAGAAGACTGCATAGCGTTTATGCTGATATCGTCTGCAATCCCTTTTTCATCCCTGGAGAAGTTATTTCATCAAA aaaatttgataaaacgGTGAAAAGCATCATGTACGGCGATTAA
- the LOC109043929 gene encoding uncharacterized protein, whose protein sequence is MGSTSSKFKKYLTNGDEFAAMQIYQSSPELRKNLDPNLSYGDSHLHNTPLHYASKHGMKHLLRTFLNDLNGNPNKKNGNNETALHCACQLGAHKTFSSQERRAACVTLLLQWRGVQIDGTNEKEKVEITAQDNNGNTALHTAAASGLERCVELLLNYGAPIFSENKDRLTPCDVAMEAEHHHIARFLESRMVFADNNDTINEDELYVGEEEEVYSGLRTQDLQEAKDLLSVETADMLNIPLFTAEALLRDNEWSRQALLEKWMQNPVECCEQAGVEAPVSAWQQFSGSSSELIFEGKSSEQVTPKVGQWQQPPHPFETAPTCSESENQQCDICLLFYSDDQIPPGTSCNHKFCHSCWSQYLTSKIQDGNAHSILCPAFNCHILIAPDFIDKILPAELTKKYLHFDIKAFVESNPTIKWCPMAGCGRAVRLPETEYFQLKQPKKTSHAVDCGNGHFFCWDCLGEAHAPSECSQWKRWQEKIAEIKPERLQTYCNESEDAANCLWLVTNSKPCPNCKSPIQKNEGCNHIKCYKCKHDFCWVCQESWKKHSSATGGYFRCNRFEAMSKAEEKQDVLITEAIVRSQQTMEQTMESNRFIHYYTRFRNHENSRHLEEPFLAAAQKKMATLAANFRNEIDASTTKFVEDAIRELLKARHVLCGSYVYGYYLEDTGYKKTIFELMQNELEEVTERLSGLVARPYLRTPRAAIVQTASLARQKRHEFTRAVSKGLIPPDISPPATHKRRKHRLVTVSSGLNVDELKESLRELKSKKSWLREMSGAHNDLTIYHFLEDSEEEGEQTSIDAVQKKCKWIGCQQVLSANHQSANFSDYCSLVCAQYDTNGSSLINNGRAKYNMDMMIAIEMSHLQMIEDQMKQKKLEQSAGNDDVSLNNKSAVVDNRETNDSQIVTGSTSCGENDKKLDNHLVAVYEKTAEDLTVDYFLKSLANTAVDIKNQSERKQNNGCHPDFSYPLSSVWPSKGNDKQSCSWKIPNLAEDGRFKIGDIHETGLYNDSEDFPDSFDPCILKRSHSTGDLIFRRGRLMINGDKESCYHLDSDHSSHDERPEDEVRRLLISSRAARHTHAVCGAQTSLEDTTTSDSFNADFEVCDILGTSLEEQAEKLKSSVTEDSLSQVSQLSSSSSVPRRLGTIGKISAVDINDQNLNQSDIACPPAASNPSKAEKTFSSFKQNQSLESNTSHTDSENIHNAFEDWIGTKNLYVHKSLKNKRQISLSTESISITVPEPRVHFYHKRDRSLKINTAKIKSVGKSTSSESEVVEKPHERDSITTEKSSRLANASASEKIVLQLGSNSVDYESETGIPKSPTLFISGVSISRTPEPKSPALSSGRQLRSSSLSVPPLSSPLSSTPLSSSAIFLDSSSCATSATARQKISDLSFGDTSLKLSAQQCDKKHRSSSPLTPSKSPKKYSEKKSKSANEPERDREKFHFMKSSTDGALSSVLHIQESNLSSDDFHEALFLLERSPKLADSKRSKKSKKNRQKDKENSTSAS, encoded by the exons ATGGGGAGCACCTCTTCtaagtttaaaaaatatctcACAAATGGAGATGAATTTGCAGCAATGCAG ATTTATCAGAGCTCTCCAGAACTGCGAAAAAATTTAGACCCAAATCTCAGTTACGGTGACAGTCATTTACATAACACACCGTTGCACTATGCCTCAAAACATGGAATGAAACATTTACTGAG AACGTTTCTGAACGATTTAAATGGGAATCCGAACAAAAAGAACGGGAACAATGAAACGGCCCTTCATTGCGCTTGTCAGCTCGGAGCACACAAAACGTTTTCTTCCCAAGAGAGGAGAGCTGCTTGTGTCACCCTCCTTCTGCAATGGAGAGGTGTGCAAATTGATGGtacgaatgaaaaagaaaaagtcgaAATAACTGCTCAAGATAAT AATGGAAACACAGCCTTACATACAGCAGCTGCCTCAGGATTGGAACGTTGTGTAGAGCTTTTATTGAATTATGGAGCACCCATTTTTAGTGAGAACAAAGATAGATTAACTCCTTGTGATGTAGCAATGGAAGCTGAGCATCATCATATAGCCCGGTTCCTCGAATCAAGGATGGTGTTC gcAGATAACAATGATACAATCAACGAGGATGAACTTTATGTCGGCGAGGAAGAAGAAGTTTATTCTGGATTAAGAACACAGGATTTGCAAGAGGCAAAAGATTTATTGTCAGTAGAGACAGCTGATATGTTGAACATCCCTCTGTTTACTGCTGAAGCCTTGCTCAGAGATAATG AATGGTCTCGACAAGCATTGTTGGAGAAGTGGATGCAAAACCCTGTTGAATGTTGTGAACAAGCCGGCGTAGAAGCACCCGTTTCAGCTTGGCAGCAGTTTTCTGGCAGCAGCAGTGAATTAATATTTGAGGGAAAGTCATCGGAGCAAGTGACACCAAAAGTTGGCCAGTGGCAGCAACCTCCTCATCCATTTGAAACAGCTCCGACTTGCTCCGAATCCGAAAACCAACAG tgtgatattTGCCTCCTCTTCTACTCTGATGATCAAATACCTCCAGGAACTAGTTGTAATCACAAATTCTGTCACTCATGTTGGAGTCAGTATTtaacatcaaaaattcaagatggcaaTGCTCATAGCATTCTTTGCCCTGCATTTAACTGTCACATCCTAATAGCTCCTGATTTCATAGATAAAATTCTTCCTGCTGAACtaacaaaaaaatatcttcaTTTTGATATTAAG GCATTTGTGGAAAGTAATCCAACCATCAAGTGGTGTCCTATGGCTGGTTGTGGGCGTGCAGTCAGACTCCCTGAAACGGAGTATTTTCAGCTCAAACAACCAAAGAAAACCTCGCATGCAGTTGACTGTGGAAATGGGCATTTCTTTTGCTG GGATTGTTTGGGCGAAGCACATGCCCCCAGTGAGTGCAGTCAATGGAAACGGTGGCAGGAAAAAATCGCTGAGATCAAGCCAGAAAGACTCCAAACCTACTGCAACGAAAGTGAAGATGCTGCAAATTGCCTTTGGCTTGTAACCAATTCAAAACCCTGCCCAAACTGCAAATCACCCatccaaaaaaatgaaggatgtaATCATATAAAATGTTACAAG TGCAAGCATGACTTTTGTTGGGTTTGCCAAGAAAGTTGGAAAAAACATAGCTCAGCAACCGGTGGATACTTCAGGTGTAATAGATTTGAGGCTATGAGCAAGGCAGAAGAAAAGCAAGATGTCCTAATCACAGAG GCCATTGTTCGGAGCCAACAGACTATGGAACAGACAATGGAATCCAATAGATTTATACATTATTATACTCGCTTCAGAAATCACGAGAACAGTCGACATTTGGAAGAACCATTTTTAGCAGCTGCTCAGAAAAAGATGGCAACTCTTGCTGCTAACTTCAGGAATGAAA TAGATGCAAGCACCACCAAATTTGTGGAGGATGCCATCCGGGAATTGTTAAAAGCTAGGCATGTTCTCTGCGGATCATATGTGTATGGGTATTACCTGGAGGACACAGGCtacaagaaaacaatttttgaattgatgcag AATGAATTAGAAGAAGTTACCGAGCGACTTTCTGGCCTTGTTGCTCGACCGTATTTACGAACACCAAGAGCAGCAATTGTTCAGACCGCTAGTCTGGCCAGACAGAAACGACACGAATTCACTCGAGCTGTCAGTAAAGGTCTCATTCCGCCCGATATCAGTCCGCCAGCCACTCATAAGCGAAGGAAACATCGTCTTGTCACTGTCAGTTCCGGCTTGAATGTT GATGAGCTCAAGGAGTCATTGAGAGAACTCAAGTCAAAGAAGAGCTGGCTTAGAGAAATGAGTGGAGCCCACAATGATCTCACTATCTACCATTTCCTTGAAGACTCGGAAGAG GAAGGGGAACAAACTTCAATAGATGCTGTCCAAAAGAAATGCAAGTGGATCGGCTGTCAGCAAGTACTCTCTGCCAATCAtcaatctgcaaatttttctgattattgCAGTCTCGTTTGTGCTCAATATGATACCAATGGCAGTT cTTTGATTAACAATGGCAGAGCAAAGTATAACATGGATATGATGATAGCAATTGAAATGTCGCACCTTCAGATGATAGAGGATcaaatgaaacagaaaaaactTGAGCAATCAGCAGG AAATGATGATGTTTCTCTGAATAATAAAA GTGCTGTAGTTGACAATCGGGAGACAAATGATTCGCAGATAGTGACAGGTAGCACCTCATGTGGGGAGAACGATAAGAAACTAGATAATCATCTTGTTGCTGTTTATGAGAAAACAGCTGAGGATCTCACCGTGGATTACTTTCTGAAAAGTCTAGCAAACACTGCTGTTGATATCAAGAATCAGAGTGAGAGAAAACAGAACAATGGTTGTCATCCAGATTTCTCTTACCCACTGTCTTCAGTTTGGCCGAGCAAAGGGAACGATAAACAATCATG TTCTTGGAAGATACCAAATTTAGCAGAGGATGGTCGGTTTAAAATTGGTGACATTCATGAAACTGGACTTTATAACGACTCCGAGGACTTTCCCGATAGTTTTGATCCATGCATCTTGAAACGGTCCCATTCTACAGGGGATCTCATTTTCAGACGAGGTCGACTAATGATCAATGGTGACAAAGAATCTTG CTATCATTTAGACTCGGACCACTCAAGTCATGATGAACGTCCAGAAGATGAAGTGCGGAGATTACTCATTTCCTCCCGTGCAGCTCGTCACACACATGCAGTTTGTGGAGCTCAGACATCGCTTGAGGATACAACTACCTCAGACTCTTTCAATGCTGATTTTGAG GTCTGTGATATTTTAGGCACAAGCTTGGAGGAGCAAGCAGAGAAGCTTAAATCTTCCGTAACAGAGGATTCTCTCAGTCAAGTGAGTCAGCTGTCCTCATCTTCAAGCGTACCGAGGCGACTTGGGACCATTGGCAAGATTTCAGCTGTGGACATAAACGATCAAAACTTGAACCAAAGTGACATAGCTTGTCCACCAGCTGCCAGTAATCCCTCAAAAGCTGAGAAAACTTTTAGCAGCTTTAAACAGAATCAATCGCTAGAATCGAATACGAGTCACACAGATAGTGAGAATATTCACAACGCATTTGAGGATTGGATTGGCACCAAAAATCTGTATGTACACAAGAGTTTAAAGAACAAGCGGCAAATAAGCTTATCAACTGAAAGCATTTCAATCACTGTTCCAGAGCCAAGAGTCCATTTTTATCATAAAAGGGACAGAAGTTTGAAGATAAATACTGCGAAAATCAAATCAGTTGGTAAATCTACAAGTAGCGAATCGGAAGTTGTCGAGAAGCCCCACGAACGGGACTCCATTACGACCGAAAAATCAAGCAGACTTGCAAATGCAAGTGCATCAGAGAAGATAGTACTTCAGCTGGGTTCAAATAGTGTAGACTACGAATCTGAAACTGGTATTCCTAAATCACCAACTCTATTTATCAGTGGTGTTTCGATAAGTCGAACTCCCGAACCGAAATCTCCGGCCTTGTCGAGTGGTCGTCAGTTACGATCTTCCAGTCTCTCAGTCCCTCCCTTGTCATCCCCTCTCTCATCAACACCCTTGTCCTCGTCAGCAATATTTCTAGATTCGTCCAGCTGCGCCACCAGTGCAACGGCCCGTCAGAAAATCTCGGATCTTAGCTTTGGTGATAcctccttgaaattatcagcgCAACAGTGTGACAAGAAGCATAGAAGTTCAAGTCCACTCACTCCGAGTAAGTCGCCGAAGAAGTACAGCgaaaagaagtcaaaatcagccAATGAACCTGAGAGGGATAGGGAAAAGTTTCATTTCATGAAATCGTCAACTGACGGAGCTTTAAGCTCTGTACTGCATATTCAGGAGAGTAATCTGAGCTCTGATGATTTTCACGAAGCTCTTTTCTTGCTCGAGCGTTCGCCGAAACTAGCCGACTCAAAACGAAGCaagaaaagcaagaaaaatcggcaaaaagACAAGGAAAATTCAACCAGCGCAAGCTAG